The following coding sequences lie in one Pempheris klunzingeri isolate RE-2024b chromosome 13, fPemKlu1.hap1, whole genome shotgun sequence genomic window:
- the hectd1 gene encoding E3 ubiquitin-protein ligase HECTD1: MTDVDPDTLLEWLQMGQGDERDMQLIALEQLCMLLLMSDNVDRCFETCPPRTFLPALCKIFLDESAPDNVLEVTARAITYYLDVSAECTRRIVGVDGAIKALCNRLVVVELNNRTSRDLAEQCVKVLELICTRESGAVFEAGGLNCVLSFIRDSGHLVHKDTLHSAMAVVSRLCSKMEPQDSSLETCVESLSSLLKHEDHQVSDGALRCFASLADRFTRRGVDPAPLAKHGLTEELLSRMAAAGGTASGPASSCKPGRTSTGATPSAPDSKLSNQVSTIVSLLSTLCRGSPLVTHDLLRSALPDSMESALGGDERCVLDTMRLVDLLLVLLFEGRKALPKSTAGSTGRIPGLRRLDSSGERSHRQLIDCIRSKDTDALIDAIDTGAFEVNFMDDVGQTLLNWASAFGTQEMVEFLCERGADVNRGQRSSSLHYAACFGRPQVAKTLLRHGANPDLRDEDGKTPLDKARERGHSEVVAILQSPGDWMCPVNKGDDKKKKDVNKEEEEGSEPKGDPEMAPIYLRRLLPVFAQTFQQTMLPSIRKASLALIRKMVHYSSEVLLKEVCDSETGHNLPTVLVEITATVLDQEDDDDGHLLALQIIRDLVDKGGDVFLDQLARLGVINKVSTLAGPASDDENEDEAKPEKEEEAQEDAREIQQGKPYHWKDWSIIRGRDCLYIWSDAAALELSNGSNGWFRFILDGKLATMYSSGSPEGGSDSSESRSEFLEKLQRARSQVKPVTASQPILSSVGPTKLTVGNWSLTCLKEGEIAIHNSDGQQATILKEDLPGFVFESNRGTKHSFTAETSLGSEFVTGWTGKRGRKLKSKLEKTKQKVKSMARELYDDHFKAVESMPRGVVVTLRNISTQLESAWELHTNRQCFEGENTWRDLMKTALENLIVVLKDENTISPYEMCSSGLVQALFTVLNNSVELDLKHDCKPLMERINVFKAAFSENEDDESRPAVALIRKLIAVLESIERLPLHLYDTPGSSYNLQILTRRLRFRLERAPGETALIDRTGRMLKMEPLATVESLEQYLLKMVAKQWYDFERSSFVFVRKLREGQTFTFRHQHDFDENGIIYWVGTNAKTAYEWVNPAAYGLVVVTSSEGRNLPYGRLEDILSRDSSALNCHTNDDKNAWFAVDLGLWVIPSAYTLRHARGYGRSALRNWVFQVSKDGQNWTTLYTHVDDCSLNEPGSTATWPLDPSKEEKQGWRHIRIKQMGKNASGQTHYLSLSGLELYGTVTAVCEDQLGKAVKEAEANLRRQRRLFRSQVMKYIVPGARVVRGIDWKWRDQDGNPAGEGTVTGEAHNGWIDVTWDAGGSNSYRMGAEGKFDLKLAPGYDPESAATAPSPKPVSSTVSGPASSTVGPSVTPAASGGTTTTTSSSSSSTSSSSQQQSWSSLVKNNCPDKGGAVSLGGASSSSRKGSSSSVCSVASSSDISLSSSAGLPGAGGLRLERRAEGLLLDQGSGVGGVTGGGVGSDGQQHEPIVVLSSAAEGGSGSASSSGTLTADTPAPGDEARNKDSSTATAVDPATAISMGLVSVSSPDVSSVSESSSKDTPSQRPLCSAANARMSVSSLLAAGAPMSSSASVPNLSSREASLMESFVRRAPNMSRTNATNNMNLSRSSSDNNTNTLGRNVMSTATSPLMGAQSFPNLTTTGTTSTVTMSTSIVTSSNNVATATTGLSVGQLLSNTLTTSLTSTSSESDPGQEAEFSLYDFLDSCRANTLLAELDDEEDLPEPDDDDDENEDDNQEDQEYEEVLEEEEYETRGGRRRTWDDDFVLKRQFSALVPAFDPRPGRTNVQQTTDLEIPPPGTPRSEVQEEVECAPSPHLALTLKVAGLGTTREVELPLSNYKSTIFYYVQRLLQLSCNGAVKTDKLRRIWEPTYTIMYRELKDSDKEKESGKMDLCEHSIGVGGRSGGLSPSSVSANQSSEILGVAREAAQAKAGCSQNACGVEDVLQLLRILYIIGGDATSNARTLQEDFDELQFNASPEEFTSKKITTKILQQIEEPLALASGALPDWCEQLTSKCPFLIPFETRQLYFTCTAFGASRAIVWLQNRREATMERSRPSTTVRRDDPGEFRVGRLKHERVKVPRGEAMMEWAESVMQLHADRKSVLEVEFQGEEGTGLGPTLEFYALVAAEFQRTSLGIWLCDDDFPDDESRQVDLGGGLKPPGFYVQRSCGLFPAPFPQDSEELERITKLFHFLGVFLAKCIQDNRLVDLPVSQPFFKLLCMGDIKSNMSKLLYQSRSSPQGHDPERPHPPFLLLSEVQSEASTEESQETYSVGSFDEDSKSEFIMDPPKPKPPAWYHGILTWDDFQLVNPHRASFLKEVKELAVKRRQILASKSLSEDEKNTRLQDLMLRNPLGSGPPLSIEDLGLNFQFCPSSKVHGFSAVDLKPNGDDEMVTMENAEEYVELMFDLCMHTGIQKQMEAFREGFNRVFPMEKLSSFSHKEVQMILCGNQSPSWTADDIINYTEPKLGYTRDSPGFLRFVRVLCGMSSDERKAFLQFTTGCSTLPPGGLANLHPRLTIVRKVDATDSSYPSVNTCVHYLKLPEYSSEDIMRERLLAATMEKGFHLN, from the exons ATGACGGACGTAGACCCAGACACCCTGCTGGAGTGGCTGCAGATGGGGCAGGGCGATGAGCGGGACATGCAGCTCATCGCTCTGGAGCAgctctgcatgctgctgctcatgtcgGACAACGTCGACCGCTGCTTCGAGAC GTGTCCTCCTCGGACGTTCCTCCCGGCGCTGTGTAAGATCTTCCTGGATGAGAGCGCCCCCGATAACGTGCTGGAGGTCACGGCCAGAGCCATCACCTACTACCTGGACGTGTCGGCAGAGTGCACCCGGAGGATTGTGGGAGTGGACGGGGCCATCAAGGCACTGTGCAACcggctggtggtggtggagctcAACAACAGGACGAGCAGAGACCTGGCCGAGCAGTGCGTCAAG gtGTTGGAGCTGATCTGTACCCGGGAGTCTGGCGCCGTGTTCGAGGCCGGCGGTCTGAACTGCGTGCTGAGCTTCATCAGAGACAGCGGTCACCTGGTCCACAAAGACACTCTGCACTCGGCCATGGCCGTGGTGTCCCGACTCTGTAGCAAGATGGAGCCTCAGGACTCGTCCCTGGAGACCTGCGTGGAGTCTCTGTCCAGCCTCCTCAAGCACGAAGACCACCAG gTGTCCGACGGTGCTCTGCGCTGCTTCGCCTCATTGGCCGACAGGTTCACTCGCCGTGGCGTGGACCCCGCCCCTTTAGCCAAACACGGCCtgacggaggagctgctgtcccGCATGGCGGCCGCCGGCGGCACGGCGTCGGGGCCCGCCTCTTCCTGTAAGCCCGGCCGGACCTCAACGGGCGCCACGCCCTCGGCCCCGGACTCCAAACTGAGCAACCAGGTGTCGACCATCGTCAGCCTGCTGTCCACGCTGTGCAGAGGGTCGCCGCTCGTCACACAC GACCTGCTGCGCTCGGCGCTGCCCGACTCGATGGAGTCCGCTCTGGGAGGAGACGAGCGCTGCGTGCTGGACACCATGCGGCTGGtggacctgctgctggtgctcCTGTTCGAGGGGCGGAAGGCGCTGCCCAAATCCACGGCGGGGTCGACGGGTCGGATCCCCGGCCTGCGACGCCTGGACAGTTCAGGAGAGAGATCGCACCGACAGCTCATCGACTGTATCCGCAGCAAGGACACCGACGCTCTGATCGACGCCATCGACACCGGAG CTTTTGAGGTGAACTTCATGGACGACGTTGGACAGACGCTGCTCAACTGGGCTTCAGCTTTTGGCACACAGGAAATG gtgGAGTTTCTATGTGAGAGGGGGGCCGACGTCaacaggggtcagaggtcgtcCTCACTACACTACGCTGCCTGCTTTGGACGCCCACAAGTAGctaag actCTGCTGCGTCATGGAGCCAACCCTGACCTGAGAGACGAGGACGGGAAAACTCCTCTGGacaaagccagagagagaggacacagtGAGGTGGTCGCCATACTGCAGTCCCCCG gagaCTGGATGTGTCCGGTGAACAAGGGCGacgacaagaagaagaaggatgtgaacaaggaggaggaggagggcagcgAGCCCAAAGGAGACCCAGAGATGGCCCCCATCTACCTGAGGAGGCTTCTGCCTGTTTTTGCACAAACCTTTCAGCAAACCATGCTGCCTTCTATTAG gaaagcCAGTCTGGCTCTGATCAGGAAGATGGTTCACTACAGCAGTGAAGTCCTGCTGAAGGAGGTGTGTGACAGCGAGACGGGACACAACCTGCCCACAGTGCTGGTGGAGATCACTGCTACTGTGCTCGACCAGGag GACGATGACGACGGTCACCTCCTGGCTCTGCAGATCATCAGAGATCTGGTGGATAAAGGTGGAGACGTCTTCCTCGACCAGCTGGCTCGACTGGGAGTCATCAACAAAGTGTCCACACTGGCTGGACCGGCGTCCGACGATGAGAACGAGGACGAAGCCAAACCGGAAaag gaggaggaggctcagGAGGACGCCAGGGAGATCCAGCAGGGGAAGCCGTACCACTGGAAGGACTGGTCCATCATCAGGGGGAGGGACTGCCTCTACATCTGGTCAGACGCCGCTGCGCTCGAGCTCTCCAACGGCTCCAACGGCTGGTTCAGGTTCATCCTGGACGGGAAGCTGGCCACCATGTACTCCAGCGGGAGTCCAGAGGGGGGGTCGGACAGCTCCG AGTCTCGCAGTGAGTTCCTGGAGAAGCTGCAGCGGGCGAGGAGTCAGGTGAAACCGGTCACAGCCAGTCAGCCCATCCTGTCCAGCGTGGGTCCCACCAAGCTGACGGTGGGGAACTGGTCCCTGACCTGCCTGAAGGAAGGAGAGATCGCCATCCACAACTCGGACGGGCAGCAGGCCACCATCCTGAAAGAGGACCTGCCGGGCTTCGTCTTCGAGTCCAACCGAGGAACCAAACACTCGTTCACCGCCGAGACCTCGCTGG gctcaGAGTTCGTGACGGGCTGGACCGGGAAGCGAGGCCGGAAGCTGAAGTCGAAGCTGGAGAAGACGAAGCAGAAGGTGAAGAGCATGGCGAGGGAGCTGTACGACGACCACTTCAAAGCCGTGGAGAGCATGCCCCGAGGGGTGGTGGTCACCCTGAGGAACATCTCCACACAGCTGGAGTCCGCCTGGGAGCTGCACACCaacagacag TGTTTTGAGGGGGAGAACACGTGGAGGGACCTGATGAAAACGGCTCTGGAGAACCTGATTGTAGTTCTGAAGGATGAAAACACGATTTCTCCGTATGAGATGTGCAGCAGTGGCCTCGTCCAGGCTCTGTTTACTGTCCTCAACAAT AGTGTGGAACTGGACCTGAAACATGATTGTAAGCCTTTAATGGAGAGGATCAATGTCTTTAAGGCGGCTTTCAGCGAGAATGAAGACGATGAAAG ccgACCAGCTGTTGCCTTAATCCGTAAACTGATAGCTGTCCTGGAGTCAATAGAACGTCTACCTCTGCACCTGTACGACACTCCAGGGTCCTCATACAACCTACAG ATCTTGACGAGGAGGTTGCGTTTCCGTCTGGAGCGAGCGCCGGGAGAGACGGCTCTGATCGACCGGACGGGTCGCATGTTGAAGATGGAGCCGCTCGCCACCGTGGAGTCTCTGGAGCAGTACCTGCTGAAGATG GTGGCGAAACAGTGGTACGACTTCGAGCGGTCGTCCTTCGTCTTTGtgaggaagctgagggaagGCCAGACCTTTACATTCAGACACCAACACGACTTTGACGAGAACGGAATCATCTACTGGGTCGGAACCAACGCCAA GACGGCCTATGAGTGGGTAAATCCTGCTGCCTACGGCCTGGTGGTGGTGACATCATCAGAGGGGCGGAACCTACCCTACGGGCGATTGGAGGACATCCTGAGCCGGGATAGCTCCGCCCTCAACTGCCACACCAATGATGACAAAAACGCCTGGTTTGCCGTCGACCTCGGCCTCTGGGTGATCCCCTCAGCGTACACCCTGAGACATGCCAG GGGTTATGGCCGCTCTGCGTTGAGGAACTGGGTGTTCCAGGTGTCGAAGGACGGCCAGAACTGGACGACTCTGTACACCCATGTAgacgactgcagcctcaacgAACCGGG gtcgACGGCCACGTGGCCTCTGGACCCGTCCAAAGAGGAGAAGCAGGGGTGGAGACACATCAGGATCAAACAGATGGGGAAGAACGCCAGCGGTCAGACCCACTACCTGTCCCTGTCGGGTCTGGAGCTGTACGGCACCGTCACCGCCGTCTGTGAGGACCAGCTCG GTAAAGCTGTGAAAGAGGCGGAGGCGAACCTTCGTCGGCAGCGCCGCCTGTTCCGCTCCCAGGTGATGAAATACATCGTCCCGGGGGCGAGGGTCGTCCGCGGCATCGACTGGAAGTGGCGCGACCAGGACGGCAACCCGGCCGGAGAGGGCACGGTCACCGGAGAAGCTCACAACG GCTGGATTGATGTAACCTGGGATGCTGGCGGCTCTAACTCTTACCGTATGGGCGCTGAAGGGAAGTTTGACCTCAAGCTTGCTCCAGGGTACGACCCTGAGTCGGCTGCCACAGCGCCGTCACCCAAACCTGTCTCATCCACTGTTTCAGGCCCCGCCTCCTCCACGGTGGGACCCTCTGTGACGCCGGCGGCCAGCGGcggcaccaccaccaccacctcctcttcgTCGTCCTCCACCTCGTCCTCCTCGCAGCAGCAGTCTTGGAGCAGCCTAGTGAAAAATAACTGTCCCGACAAGGGCGGGGCCGTGTCGCTGGGCGGggccagctcctccagcaggaagggcagcagcagctccgtgTGCAGCGTCGCCTCCTCCTCCGACATCAGCCTGAGCTCCTCCGCCGGGCTGCCGGGCGCGGGGGGGCTGCGCCTGGAGAGGAGGGCCGAGGGGCTGCTGCTCGACCAAGGCTCCGGGGTGGGCGGAGTAACGGGAGGCGGGGTCGGCTCTGACGGACAGCAGCATGAGCCGATCGTAGTGCTGTCCTCCGCGGCGGAGGGCGGGTCCGGCTCGGCGTCCAGCTCCGGCACGCTCACCGCCGACACCCCTGCCCCCGGCGACGAAGCCAGAAACAAAGACTCATCTACGGCGACCGCCGTCGACCCGGCGACCGCCATCTCCATGGGGCTGGTGAGCGTGAGCTCCCCCGACGTCAGCTCGGTGTCGGAGTCATCCAGCAAGGACACGCCTTCCCAGAGGCCTCTGTGCTCCGCGGCTAACGCCCGGATGTCCGTCAGCTCTCTGCTGGCCGCCGGCGCTCCCATGAGCTCCAGCGCCAGCGTGCCCAACCTGTCGTCACGGGAGGCGAGCCTCATGGAGTCCTTCGTCCGCAGAGCGCCCAACATGTCGCGCACCAACGCCACCAACAACATGAACCTGAGCCGCAGCAGCAGCgacaacaacaccaacacactggGCAGGAACGTCATGAGTACCGCCA cCTCTCCTCTCATGGGCGCTCAGAGCTTTCCTAACCTCACCACCACTGGCACCACCTCCACCGTTACCATGTCAACCTCCATAGTAACCAGCAGCAATAACGTAGCCACGGCCACCACGGGGCTGTCGGTGGGCCAGTTGCTTAGCAACACCCTGACGACCAGCCTGACATCCACGTCCAGCGAGAGCGACCCGGGCCAGGAGGCCGAGTTCTCCCTCTATG acTTCCTGGACAGCTGTCGTGCCAACACGCTATTGGCTGAGCTGGACGACGAGGAGGACCTCCCAGAGCCcgacgacgacgatgacgaGAACGAAGACGACAATCAGGAGGACCAGGAGTACGAGGAGGTCCTG gaggaggaggagtacgAGACCAGAGGAGGTCGCAGGAGGACGTGGGACGACGACTTCGTCCTGAAGAGACAGTTCTCCGCTCTGGTCCCCGCCTTCGACCCCCGACCAGGAAGAACCAACGTGCAGCAGACCACCGACCTGGAGATCCCCCCGCCAG GGACTCCTCGCTCGGAGGttcaggaggaggtggagtgtGCTCCGTCTCCACACCTCGCTCTCACCCTGAAG gtggcCGGGCTGGGTACGACCCGGGAGGTGGAGCTTCCTCTGTCCAACTACAAGTCGACCATCTTCTACTACGTCCagcggctgctgcagctctcctgCAACGGAGCCGTGAAGACGGACAAACTGCGGCGCATCTGGGAGCCCACGTACAC GATAATGTACCGAGAGCTGAAGGACTCggacaaagagaaggagagcggGAAGATG gactTATGTGAGCACAGTATTGGCGTCGGGGGTCGTTCCGGCGGTCTGAGCCCGAGCTCCGTttcggccaatcagagcagtGAGATCCTGGGCGTGGCCCGGGAGGCGGCGCAGGCGAAGGCGGGCTGCAGCCAGAACGCCTGCGGGGTGGAGGAcgtcctgcagctgctgcgcATCCTCTACATCATCGGAGGAGACGCCACCTCCAACGCCCGCACGCTGCAGGAGG attttgACGAGCTGCAGTTCAACGCGTCTCCAGAAGAGTTCACCAGTAAGAAGATCACAACCAAGATTCTGCAGCAGATCGAG GAGCCTTTGGCTCTGGCCAGCGGCGCTCTGCCCGACTGGTGTGAACAGCTCACCTCCAAGTGTCCTTTCCTCATCCCCTTCGAGACCCGACAGCTCTACTTCACCTGCACGGCGTTCGGAGCGTCCAG GGCCATCGTGTGGCTCCAGAACCGGCGGGAGGCGACCATGGAGCGCTCCCGGCCGTCTACCACGGTGCGGCGGGACGACCCCGGGGAGTTCAGGGTGGGGCGGCTCAAACACGAGCGAGTCAAAGTCCCCCGAGGAGAAGCCATGATGGAGTGGGCCGAATCCGTCATGCAGCTGCACGCCGACAGGAAGTCTGTGCTGGAG gtggagtTCCAGGGGGAGGAGGGCACTGGTCTCGGTCCGACTCTGGAGTTTTACGCTCTGGTGGCTGCAGAGTTTCAGAGGACGTCTTTGGGGATCTGGCTGTGTGACGACGACTTCCCCGACGACGAGTCCCGACAG GTGGACCTGGGCGGGGGGCTGAAGCCTCCTGGTTTCTACGTGCAGCGCTCGTGCGGCCTGTTCCCGGCGCCGTTCCCTCAGGACAGCGAGGAGCTGGAGCGAATCACCAAGCTCTTCCACTTCCTGGGCGTCTTCCTGGCCAAGTGCATCCAGGACAACCGGCTGGTGGACCTGCCCGTGTCCCAGCCCTTCTTCAAGCTGCTCTGCATGGGGGACATCAAGTCCAACATGAGCAAGCTGCTGTACCAGAGCCGCAGCTCGCCGCAGGGCCACGACCCCGAGCGCCCCCACCCGCCCTTCCTGCTGCTGTCCGAGGTGCAGTCGGAGGCGTCCACCGAGGAGAGCCAGGAGACCTACTCCGTGGGCAGCTTCGACGAGGACTCCAAGTCCGAGTTCATCATGGacccccccaaacccaaaccgCCCGCCTGGTACCACGGCATCCTCACCTGGGACGACTTCCAGCTCGTCAACCCCCACAG ggcGAGCTTCctgaaggaggtgaaggagcTGGCGGTGAAGAGGAGGCAGATTCTGGCCAGTAAGAGTTTGTCTGAAGACGAGAAGAACACCAGACTGCAGGACCTGATGCTGAGGAACCCTCTGGGCTCTGGACCCCCCCTCAGCATAGAGGACCTCGG gttGAACTTCCAGTTCTGTCCGTCCTCAAAGGTTCACGGTTTCTCAGCTGTGGATCTGAAACCGAACGGAGACGACgag atggtGACTATGGAGAACGCAGAGGAGTACGTGGAGCTGATGTTTGACCT